One window of the Desulfonatronovibrio magnus genome contains the following:
- a CDS encoding branched-chain amino acid ABC transporter permease: protein MLKHKNNIMVLAFSAAIFACPFFLNAYWIDVINNIGLYAILALSLNFIVGYTGLFHMGHAAFFAVGAYTAAIINTSFSVPIMLLLPVSGAAAALFAYLVARPIIHLRGDYLLIVTIAIVEVVRIALVNNVFGLTGGSNGIFGISRPEIFGFTIRRPHEFFYYIWAFLALSVFLFHQLEKSRFVRALNYIKNDEVAAEGSGIDIAYYKLIAFVLGAFWAGMVGNIFASKMTLISPESFNFWESVILFVIVILGGSGSIRGVILGAFLIVGLPEIFRQFAGARMLIFGAAMVAMMVFRPQGFLPPLQRKYPVHKIKPGDKTL, encoded by the coding sequence ATGCTCAAACATAAAAATAACATTATGGTTCTGGCATTTTCTGCGGCCATCTTTGCCTGTCCATTTTTTCTCAATGCGTACTGGATAGACGTTATAAACAATATCGGCCTTTACGCTATACTGGCCCTGAGTCTTAATTTTATAGTAGGCTATACCGGCCTGTTTCATATGGGCCATGCAGCTTTTTTTGCTGTTGGTGCATATACTGCAGCCATCATAAATACATCATTCAGCGTGCCCATTATGCTGCTGCTGCCCGTGAGCGGTGCTGCTGCAGCTCTTTTCGCCTATCTCGTGGCCAGGCCCATTATTCATTTGCGCGGGGATTATCTGCTTATTGTAACCATTGCCATTGTTGAGGTGGTGCGCATTGCCCTGGTAAATAATGTGTTCGGGCTGACCGGTGGGTCCAACGGTATATTTGGAATTTCCAGGCCAGAAATTTTCGGATTCACCATCAGGCGGCCGCATGAATTTTTCTACTATATCTGGGCATTTCTGGCTCTAAGTGTTTTTTTGTTTCATCAACTTGAGAAATCGCGCTTTGTCAGAGCCTTGAACTATATTAAAAATGACGAGGTTGCTGCTGAGGGAAGCGGAATTGATATCGCGTACTATAAACTTATTGCATTTGTGCTGGGTGCCTTCTGGGCCGGCATGGTGGGCAATATATTTGCTTCCAAGATGACTTTGATTTCACCTGAGTCCTTTAATTTCTGGGAGTCGGTAATTCTTTTTGTCATTGTCATTCTTGGCGGTTCAGGCAGTATTCGGGGGGTTATTCTTGGCGCTTTTCTTATAGTCGGGCTGCCGGAAATCTTCAGACAGTTTGCCGGAGCCAGAATGCTTATTTTTGGCGCTGCCATGGTGGCAATGATGGTTTTCAGGCCCCAGGGCTTCCTGCCGCCTCTGCAAAGAAAGTACCCTGTTCATAAAATAAAACCAGGAGATAAGACATTATGA
- a CDS encoding ABC transporter ATP-binding protein, with the protein MTLLSIKNLTKRFGGLMAVNDVSFDLDQGTIMGLIGPNGAGKTTVFNLITGNYIPDEGQVMFNGQNLIGLKTNKIVSLGIARTFQTIRLFKNLSALENVLAGCHCRMRSGIFSSMLRLPSQRREEKMALGRALKELEFVGLKEHMDSKAMNLSYGNQRLLEIARALASNPKLIVLDEPAGGMNDYETNVLVGLIEKMQERGLTVLLIEHDMNLVMRICEDIVVLEHGAKIAQGTPEEVTQDQRVIEAYLGIDDEDEEEEE; encoded by the coding sequence ATGACGCTTCTGAGCATCAAGAACCTGACCAAAAGATTCGGCGGGCTGATGGCGGTAAACGATGTCAGCTTTGACCTGGACCAGGGAACAATAATGGGGCTTATCGGACCTAACGGAGCAGGCAAGACTACGGTTTTTAACCTCATCACCGGAAATTATATTCCTGATGAAGGGCAGGTCATGTTTAATGGTCAGAACCTTATTGGCCTCAAGACCAATAAAATTGTATCCCTTGGCATAGCCAGAACTTTTCAGACCATACGATTGTTTAAGAATTTATCTGCTCTGGAAAATGTGCTGGCTGGTTGCCACTGTCGCATGCGCTCCGGGATTTTTTCTTCCATGCTACGTTTGCCGTCACAGCGCCGAGAAGAAAAAATGGCACTGGGCAGGGCCTTGAAGGAGCTGGAGTTTGTGGGACTTAAAGAGCATATGGATTCGAAGGCCATGAACCTTTCATATGGCAACCAGCGTCTTTTGGAAATTGCCAGAGCTCTTGCCAGCAATCCGAAGCTTATTGTTCTTGACGAACCTGCTGGAGGCATGAATGATTATGAAACCAACGTTCTGGTGGGGCTTATTGAAAAAATGCAGGAACGGGGCCTGACGGTCCTGCTCATAGAGCATGATATGAATCTGGTTATGCGCATTTGTGAGGATATAGTTGTTCTGGAGCATGGGGCTAAGATCGCCCAGGGTACTCCTGAGGAGGTTACACAGGATCAGCGGGTTATAGAAGCTTATCTTGGAATTGACGATGAAGACGAGGAAGAAGAGGAATAG
- a CDS encoding ABC transporter ATP-binding protein produces the protein MLLKVNDLYVNYGNVEALHGINIKVDEGEIVTILGANGAGKSTTLMTISGLVSPRKGNILYKDVEISKLQGHEVVKHGIAQVPEGRRVFSTLTVQENLNLGSFTVSDKDKINKNLEWIFELFPRLKERREQLAGTLSGGEQQMLAIARGLMADPKLLLLDEPSLGLAPILVKSIFETIKEINKGGLTVLLVEQNARAALKLAHRGYVMEIGKIVLEDSSDKLLKNPEVRKAYLGG, from the coding sequence ATGCTCTTAAAGGTCAATGATCTGTATGTTAACTATGGCAATGTAGAAGCCTTGCACGGCATCAATATTAAGGTGGATGAGGGCGAGATTGTCACCATACTCGGGGCTAATGGAGCAGGAAAATCCACAACCTTGATGACCATAAGCGGTCTGGTCAGCCCGAGAAAAGGCAATATACTCTATAAGGATGTTGAAATTAGTAAACTTCAGGGGCACGAAGTAGTAAAGCATGGGATTGCACAGGTTCCGGAAGGCAGAAGGGTTTTTTCTACTCTTACGGTACAGGAAAATCTCAATCTTGGTTCATTTACTGTTTCTGACAAGGATAAGATAAACAAAAATCTGGAATGGATTTTTGAACTCTTCCCACGTCTTAAAGAGCGCAGAGAACAACTGGCCGGAACATTGTCCGGGGGTGAACAGCAGATGCTGGCCATTGCAAGAGGGCTGATGGCAGATCCCAAACTGCTTCTTCTGGACGAGCCCAGCCTCGGCCTGGCTCCCATACTTGTAAAATCAATTTTTGAGACCATAAAAGAAATCAACAAGGGAGGACTGACTGTCCTTTTGGTGGAACAAAATGCCAGGGCGGCCCTGAAGCTGGCTCACCGCGGGTATGTAATGGAAATCGGGAAAATTGTTCTTGAAGATTCCTCTGACAAGCTTCTGAAAAACCCTGAGGTTCGTAAGGCCTACCTTGGTGGGTAG
- a CDS encoding MogA/MoaB family molybdenum cofactor biosynthesis protein: protein MLGPACLRDCVSGYEASLEELGKLRAGDFLKSGEICFQLMDKFWMPDHDGRGAIFLKLKADKDCNISGQCSLEKYRKGFSLAWITLSDKGAKGDRIDQSGPLIADMVRSSLGLSLSVGYIIPDDYNTLRSLLMHLCLEAGFDLVITTGGTGLGPRDVTPEATNAVLDKRLKGFEQAMLNASLNKTCHAVISRAAAGTLGLSLIINLPGSPKGVKENLEAVLPAVEHALKKLQGDQSECAA from the coding sequence TTGCTAGGCCCTGCGTGCCTTAGAGACTGTGTCTCAGGCTATGAGGCAAGCCTGGAGGAGCTTGGAAAGCTCAGGGCCGGGGATTTTCTTAAGTCCGGAGAAATATGTTTCCAGCTTATGGATAAGTTCTGGATGCCGGATCATGATGGTCGTGGGGCAATTTTTCTAAAGCTTAAGGCTGATAAAGATTGTAACATCAGTGGGCAATGCAGTCTGGAAAAATACCGCAAAGGCTTTTCTCTGGCCTGGATTACCCTGAGTGATAAAGGCGCAAAAGGCGATAGAATAGACCAAAGCGGACCTTTGATAGCTGATATGGTCAGGTCTTCTTTAGGCCTTAGCCTTAGTGTGGGTTACATAATTCCTGATGACTATAATACCCTCCGATCCCTTCTGATGCACCTTTGTCTTGAAGCTGGTTTTGACCTGGTGATTACTACAGGTGGAACAGGCTTAGGTCCACGGGACGTTACACCCGAGGCAACTAATGCCGTACTGGACAAAAGGCTCAAAGGCTTTGAACAGGCTATGCTTAATGCCTCTTTAAATAAGACCTGCCATGCAGTTATTTCCAGGGCTGCAGCAGGCACTCTGGGGCTTTCACTTATTATCAACCTTCCAGGCAGCCCCAAAGGGGTAAAGGAAAATCTTGAAGCCGTATTGCCTGCAGTTGAACATGCCTTGAAAAAGTTGCAGGGAGACCAGTCCGAATGCGCGGCCTGA
- a CDS encoding UvrD-helicase domain-containing protein — protein sequence MDIFLADLHIHSRFSRATSKSLDPLNLAAWAQLKGISIVGTGDFTHPGWMELLEQHLSQGEDGLLHLKDDKDLSSIVPGFGSEIKPRTRFLLSAEISSIYKKGGKVRKIHNLVFMPGLSQAKKFNEKLDRIGNLKSDGRPILGLDSRNLLEMVLETDSLAYVIPAHIWTPWFSLFGSKSGFDTLEECFGDLSSHIFALETGLSSDPEMNWMWSKLDRYSLVSNSDAHSAENLGREVNMFQGDMSYEGIYRALRREGLGHRFLGTLEFYPEEGKYHLDGHRKCNVVFDPAQTIANKGKCPVCGKNITVGVLNRVLSLADRDTSQKPEFQPDFFSVIPLKEIISEFLSVGPKSKKVHNYYTEVIGSFGSEINVLQNVPVEDLKKHSPVLAAAIQRMRAGEVFKDPGFDGQFGRISVFSPKERLEFKKGKGLMYVPVEMNSENYKRVTPGEMSGRPEQQAMPDSIKLNSSQQEAVKYDQGPVLVMAGPGTGKTQTLMGKVSELLNQEVNPRHILIVTFTRRAAGEIQERLARIHGNDQALPRAETIHAMAFEYWQSIHGEEPLILGEEEALRVFSMANEDLKGAALKDEWKNFNLSRENQEPISENGLRYARQKHDWNLVDYNDLLEFWLEEIHSGSFVRPFTHILVDEVQDLSRLQLSLVASLLPEAGTGFFGIGDPRQSIYGFRGALENITSSMSKLWPDLKLFQLAENYRSSQVILDFAQSLFPDDLPLKAQQNIPGKIFFFQAAKASQEGFWVGEKIKALLGGTAHWESDNTRDEVFYSPSDIAVLVRFKGLIPPIEKELQRRGIPVSVPESMPYFKDPRIELILKAVSRVLGVAGEKKVFDCPEKVLAGGPNVLAAYLEDVPPFDRIFWKGKAFKTLESEYQRLGGWTGVINDITLESELGRIEAQAQKVMVMTMHAAKGLEFEAVFLPCLEDGIMPFAGADFLLGQIGEDERKMDPEQEKRLLYVALTRARQKLYLSLSNSRKIYGKKVNLKRSRFLSMLPLDRVRVTRGKIRKTIREKKPAW from the coding sequence ATGGATATATTTCTTGCAGACCTGCATATTCACTCCAGATTTTCCCGTGCCACAAGTAAAAGTCTTGATCCTCTTAATCTTGCTGCCTGGGCGCAGTTAAAAGGCATCAGCATTGTTGGGACCGGGGATTTTACTCATCCAGGCTGGATGGAGTTGCTTGAACAGCACTTGAGCCAGGGTGAAGATGGTTTGCTGCACTTGAAAGATGACAAAGACCTTAGTTCTATTGTCCCTGGATTTGGTTCTGAGATTAAACCGCGCACCCGTTTTCTTCTTTCCGCTGAGATCAGCTCCATCTACAAAAAAGGGGGCAAGGTCAGAAAGATTCATAATTTAGTCTTTATGCCTGGCCTGAGTCAGGCGAAAAAGTTCAATGAAAAGTTAGATCGAATCGGCAATCTCAAGTCTGACGGCAGACCAATTCTTGGCCTCGACTCCCGAAACCTGCTGGAAATGGTTCTGGAAACAGACTCCCTGGCTTACGTAATACCCGCCCATATCTGGACACCCTGGTTTTCCCTGTTCGGATCAAAATCCGGATTTGATACTTTGGAAGAATGTTTTGGAGATCTGTCCTCACATATCTTTGCTCTTGAGACAGGGCTTTCTTCTGATCCTGAAATGAACTGGATGTGGAGCAAGCTGGATCGTTATTCCTTAGTATCCAATTCGGATGCTCATTCAGCTGAGAATCTGGGGAGAGAAGTGAATATGTTTCAGGGCGACATGAGTTATGAGGGCATTTACCGGGCTCTTCGAAGAGAAGGGCTTGGGCATCGGTTTCTCGGTACTCTGGAGTTTTATCCTGAAGAAGGAAAGTATCATCTTGATGGACACCGAAAATGCAATGTTGTTTTTGATCCTGCACAGACTATCGCCAATAAGGGTAAATGTCCTGTGTGCGGTAAAAATATTACAGTGGGGGTGTTGAACAGGGTTCTCAGTCTGGCTGACCGGGATACATCCCAAAAACCTGAATTTCAGCCGGATTTTTTTTCAGTCATTCCCCTGAAAGAGATTATTTCCGAGTTTCTGAGCGTCGGACCCAAATCCAAGAAGGTGCATAATTACTATACAGAAGTCATTGGCAGTTTTGGTTCAGAAATCAATGTTCTGCAGAACGTTCCGGTGGAAGATCTAAAAAAGCACTCTCCGGTTCTCGCAGCGGCCATTCAGCGCATGAGGGCAGGGGAAGTGTTCAAGGATCCTGGCTTTGATGGTCAGTTTGGAAGGATCAGCGTTTTTTCTCCCAAAGAACGTCTGGAATTCAAAAAAGGCAAAGGCCTGATGTACGTTCCTGTTGAAATGAATTCGGAGAATTATAAGCGGGTGACTCCCGGGGAAATGTCAGGCCGGCCGGAACAGCAGGCTATGCCGGACTCTATAAAGCTGAACAGCAGTCAACAGGAGGCGGTCAAATATGACCAGGGTCCGGTGCTGGTCATGGCCGGTCCTGGAACAGGCAAAACTCAGACCCTTATGGGCAAAGTCAGCGAATTACTGAATCAGGAAGTCAATCCAAGACATATACTGATAGTCACTTTTACACGCAGGGCTGCAGGTGAGATCCAGGAACGACTTGCCCGAATACATGGCAATGATCAGGCTCTGCCCAGAGCAGAAACTATTCATGCCATGGCCTTTGAATACTGGCAGAGTATTCACGGTGAAGAACCGCTCATACTTGGTGAGGAAGAGGCATTAAGAGTGTTCAGCATGGCGAATGAGGATCTTAAGGGAGCGGCCCTCAAGGATGAATGGAAGAATTTCAACCTGTCCAGGGAAAATCAGGAGCCAATTTCTGAAAACGGGCTTCGATATGCCCGCCAAAAGCATGACTGGAACCTGGTGGATTATAATGATCTTCTTGAATTCTGGCTGGAGGAAATTCACAGTGGTTCCTTTGTCAGACCATTCACTCATATTCTTGTAGATGAAGTACAGGATCTTTCCAGGCTGCAATTATCTCTTGTTGCCAGTCTTCTGCCTGAGGCAGGGACTGGTTTTTTCGGCATTGGTGATCCCCGGCAGTCTATTTATGGATTTCGCGGGGCCTTAGAAAATATTACCAGCAGCATGTCAAAATTATGGCCGGATCTGAAACTTTTTCAGCTTGCTGAAAATTATCGTTCATCCCAGGTTATTCTTGATTTTGCGCAATCACTTTTTCCTGATGATTTGCCTCTCAAGGCTCAACAAAATATTCCAGGCAAAATATTTTTCTTTCAGGCTGCCAAAGCCTCTCAGGAAGGATTCTGGGTGGGGGAAAAGATCAAGGCATTACTGGGGGGAACAGCTCATTGGGAAAGTGATAATACCCGTGATGAAGTCTTCTATTCTCCTTCAGATATTGCAGTGCTGGTAAGGTTTAAGGGGCTTATTCCGCCCATTGAAAAGGAATTGCAGCGCAGAGGAATACCGGTAAGCGTGCCTGAAAGCATGCCTTATTTCAAGGATCCCAGGATAGAGTTGATCCTTAAGGCTGTATCAAGAGTTCTTGGAGTTGCTGGGGAAAAAAAAGTTTTTGACTGTCCGGAAAAAGTTTTGGCAGGTGGCCCCAACGTGCTTGCAGCATATCTTGAAGATGTTCCTCCTTTTGACAGAATTTTCTGGAAAGGGAAGGCATTTAAGACCCTTGAAAGCGAGTATCAAAGGCTTGGTGGATGGACAGGAGTAATTAACGACATAACTCTCGAGTCTGAGCTTGGCAGGATTGAGGCTCAGGCCCAGAAAGTCATGGTCATGACCATGCATGCTGCCAAGGGACTTGAGTTTGAAGCTGTATTTCTTCCTTGTCTCGAAGATGGTATTATGCCCTTTGCCGGAGCAGACTTTTTACTGGGGCAAATCGGTGAAGATGAAAGAAAAATGGATCCTGAGCAGGAAAAAAGGCTTTTGTATGTTGCTCTGACCAGGGCCAGGCAAAAACTTTACTTAAGCCTGTCAAACTCAAGGAAGATATACGGCAAAAAGGTAAATTTAAAAAGGTCAAGGTTTTTAAGCATGCTGCCCTTGGACAGGGTGCGGGTAACGAGAGGTAAAATAAGAAAAACAATCAGAGAGAAAAAGCCTGCGTGGTGA